Proteins encoded in a region of the Delphinus delphis chromosome 13, mDelDel1.2, whole genome shotgun sequence genome:
- the NIPSNAP1 gene encoding protein NipSnap homolog 1, protein MAPRLCSISAAARRLLGRPGPGGRDVAAVAAARFYSKDNEGSWFRSLFVHKVDPRKDAHSTLLSKKETSNLYKIQFHNVKPEYLDAYNSLTEAVLPKLHLDEDYPCSLVGNWNTWYGEQDQAVHLWRFSGGYPALMDCMNKLKNNKEYLEFRKERSQMLLSRRNQLLLEFSFWNEPQPRDGPNIYELRTYKLKPGTMIEWGNNWARAIKYRQENQEAVGGFFSQIGELYVVHHLWAYKDLQSREETRNAAWRKRGWDENVYYTVPLVRHMESRIMIPLKISPLQ, encoded by the exons ATGGCTCCGCGTCTGTGCAGCATCTCTGCGGCGGCTCGGCGGCTGCTGGGGCGCCCGGGGCCCGGGGGCCGGGACGTTGCGGCTGTGGCTGCAGCGCG CTTCTATTCCAAGGACAATGAAGGCAGCTGGTTCCGTTCTCTGTTCGTACACAAGGTGGATCCCCGGAAGGACGCCCACTCCACCCTGCTGTCCAAGAAGGAGACCAGCAACCTCTACAAGATCCAGT TTCACAATGTGAAGCCCGAGTATCTGGATGCCTACAACAGCCTGAC GGAGGCTGTGCTGCCCAAGCTGCACCTGGATGAGGATTACCCCTGCTCACTCGTGGGCAACTGGAACACATGGTACGGGGAACAGGACCAGGCAG TGCACCTGTGGCGATTCTCAGGTGGCTACCCAGCCCTCATGGACTGCATGAACAAGCTCAAAAACAACAAG GAGTACCTAGAGTTCCGAAAGGAGCGGAGCCAGATGCTGCTGTCCAGGAGGAACCAGCTGCTCCTCGAGTTCAGCTTCTGGAACGAGCCACAGCCTAGAGACGGCCCCAACATCTACGAGCTGAGGACGTACAAGCTCAAG CCGGGAACCATGATCGAATGGGGGAACAACTG GGCTCGGGCCATCAAGTACCGGCAGGAGAACCAGGAGGCAGTGGGCGGCTTCTTCTCGCAGATAGGAGAGCTATACGTTGTGCACCATCTCTGGG CCTATAAAGACCTGCAGTCTCGGGAGGAGACCAGAAATGCTGCCTGGAGGAAGAGGGGCTGGGACGAAAATGTCTACTACACAG TCCCCCTGGTTCGACACATGGAGTCTCGGATCATGATCCCTTTGAAGATCTCACCTCTCCAGTGA